A DNA window from Luteolibacter luteus contains the following coding sequences:
- a CDS encoding PVC-type heme-binding CxxCH protein, with translation MHRLLPLLWLPCISTLHAQLKFELQDGDRVAFLGDAFSEREQYEGWIELAATTRFADRNVSFRNLGWSADTPNGDSRCGLSLLQAGLEPEGEGWRQLQQQLAIYKPSVLLTGYGMAASLPGGMSADEFRMSFEKLLDHAASMPKLRVVVIGAPPRFLREGEKADSPEVRNHREALAAINRVLQDIAEKRGLPFVSLDALAKTPGLSDNGIHLNGAGYRHAARQIESQLGWGTGKWNEGKPAEALRKAILKKNEWFFHRSRPANMAYIFGFRKAEQGRNAGEIEAFDKLVEAEEQRIAKMRDLSKGEIVPEPPARTESQVAANTPQPHPSFTVADGYEVTLWAENPLLHKPTQMNFDEQGRLWVASSETYPQVEVGQTADDKILVLDDTDGDGKADKSTVFAEGMLMPTAVLPGDGGCYVGQSTDLLHFTDTDGDGKADTKRRVLSGFGTEDTHHNLHTLRRGPDGKLWMNQSIYTRTDTETPNGLMRLKSGGIMRFDPRQEKIETVFYGWCNPWGHQFDSYGQSFVTDGAGGGGINWGLPGAMYFTYANAEKVLGSISPGSYPKFCGLEIIGSSNFPAEWQGNMITCDFRAHRVVRFTISEDGAGFAAQEAGDLLRTEDVNFRPIDVKTGPDGALYIADWSNPIINHGEVDFRDPRRDREHGRIWRVQRKGAALTPKRDLAALEPTELLGLLTSDQRHEREQAMALLVDGKMTPGLEQAINRWKASAKDGRTRLAALWLSQGLHRPDLSLLEKVLVDGDPKVRAAAVRVAGDWLDLLDDGKALKLIEAAVLDTNPRVRVEALRVITKLPGAEPMDLAFRVLSQPMDRFSQYALWLNFREHGKEWLDGVVTGKLPLSGRESALEFALSNQGKGKGSGGLASLMPKPLPRDASGPWFNLAMETGDPALLEAFYQQVLDQGFDPVIGGNILGQLAAGISGRKFEMNAKAGSLEKLSGLFGSSEPTLAAAALRMAGALRLAELSPAAAKIAADTAVVAPTRIAAIESLSYFPDPSVRQALEGVVASDAPFDLRSRAAVALSRQHREASITAIRSILPVMKDEVEAKDLWQKTQPISRLGADLTKSFEAQPLAPEVAGMLAKAVPDIDENAGLLSVLRKQAGVAPMTGPTAESIHKLAELAAAQGNAVRGETIYRQAMLACASCHAIGGAGGKVGPDMTSIGASAPMDYLVESVLLPGAKVKEGYHSVIVETKDGRTLIGKILRSGGGSLVLADAAGQEVTLPDEAVLKKTDTGSLMPAGLIANLKEQEQADLFKFLSQLGKPGDFDATKSRAPRVWAVMPLQGEPSAAAIAGDAGLPWVVVNGTVNGRLLAADLATYGGNSSDFLAASRIQLSTPGELVVSFPQGTAPDGIWIDGKPVREGKVSLSAGIHKIVVRIQPGGKDFRFEASAGTFLPTW, from the coding sequence ATGCACCGCCTGCTGCCGCTTCTTTGGCTTCCCTGCATTTCGACCCTTCATGCCCAGCTCAAATTCGAACTCCAGGATGGAGATCGGGTGGCTTTTCTGGGGGATGCCTTCAGCGAGCGAGAGCAGTATGAAGGATGGATCGAGCTCGCTGCCACCACCCGCTTCGCGGACCGGAACGTGAGCTTCCGCAACCTCGGCTGGAGTGCGGATACACCGAATGGCGATTCCCGCTGCGGATTGAGCCTGCTGCAGGCGGGGCTCGAGCCGGAAGGAGAGGGCTGGCGGCAACTGCAGCAGCAACTCGCGATCTACAAGCCCAGCGTGCTGCTTACCGGCTACGGCATGGCGGCGTCTCTTCCCGGCGGGATGTCCGCGGACGAGTTCCGAATGAGCTTTGAGAAGCTGCTCGATCATGCAGCGAGCATGCCGAAGCTGCGTGTCGTCGTGATCGGGGCGCCGCCGCGTTTCCTGCGTGAGGGAGAAAAAGCCGACTCTCCCGAAGTGCGCAACCACCGTGAAGCTCTCGCCGCGATCAACCGGGTGCTCCAAGACATCGCCGAAAAGCGGGGCCTTCCTTTTGTGTCTCTCGATGCCCTCGCCAAGACCCCGGGGCTTTCCGACAACGGGATCCATCTGAATGGTGCGGGCTACCGCCACGCCGCGCGACAGATCGAAAGCCAGCTCGGCTGGGGCACCGGCAAGTGGAACGAAGGCAAGCCTGCAGAGGCCCTGCGCAAGGCGATCCTGAAGAAGAACGAATGGTTCTTCCACCGCTCCCGCCCGGCGAACATGGCTTACATCTTTGGCTTCCGGAAAGCGGAGCAGGGGAGGAATGCCGGAGAGATCGAGGCCTTCGACAAACTCGTGGAAGCGGAAGAGCAGCGGATCGCGAAGATGCGGGATCTTTCCAAGGGCGAGATTGTTCCCGAGCCGCCGGCACGCACCGAATCACAGGTGGCAGCGAACACCCCGCAGCCGCATCCTTCCTTCACCGTGGCCGACGGCTACGAGGTGACGCTATGGGCGGAAAATCCGCTGCTGCACAAGCCGACCCAGATGAACTTCGATGAGCAGGGCCGCCTCTGGGTGGCGAGCTCGGAGACCTATCCGCAGGTGGAAGTGGGCCAGACGGCGGACGACAAGATCCTGGTGCTGGATGACACCGATGGCGACGGCAAGGCGGACAAGTCCACGGTTTTTGCCGAAGGCATGCTGATGCCCACGGCGGTGCTGCCGGGCGATGGCGGCTGCTATGTCGGCCAGAGCACGGACCTTCTGCACTTCACCGATACCGATGGCGACGGCAAGGCGGACACGAAGCGCCGCGTCCTGAGCGGCTTCGGCACCGAAGATACCCACCACAATCTCCACACCCTGCGCCGCGGTCCGGATGGCAAGCTGTGGATGAACCAGAGCATTTACACGCGCACCGACACGGAGACGCCGAATGGCCTGATGCGTCTGAAGAGCGGCGGCATCATGCGCTTTGATCCGCGGCAGGAGAAGATCGAGACGGTCTTCTACGGGTGGTGCAATCCGTGGGGGCATCAGTTCGACAGCTACGGCCAGTCCTTCGTCACGGATGGCGCGGGCGGCGGCGGGATCAACTGGGGTCTACCGGGTGCGATGTATTTCACCTATGCGAATGCGGAGAAGGTGCTCGGTAGCATCAGCCCCGGTTCCTATCCGAAGTTCTGCGGGCTGGAGATCATCGGTTCCTCGAATTTCCCGGCGGAGTGGCAGGGGAACATGATCACCTGCGATTTCCGCGCGCATCGTGTGGTGCGTTTCACGATTTCCGAAGATGGCGCGGGCTTTGCCGCCCAGGAAGCAGGGGACCTGCTGCGCACTGAGGATGTGAATTTCCGACCGATTGACGTGAAGACCGGGCCCGACGGCGCGCTGTATATCGCGGACTGGTCAAACCCGATCATCAACCATGGCGAGGTCGATTTCCGTGATCCGCGTCGCGACCGCGAGCACGGCCGCATTTGGCGCGTTCAGCGCAAGGGCGCTGCACTGACGCCGAAACGCGATCTCGCGGCCTTGGAGCCGACGGAGCTGTTGGGCTTGCTGACCAGCGACCAACGCCACGAACGCGAGCAGGCGATGGCCTTGCTGGTGGACGGGAAGATGACCCCTGGATTGGAGCAGGCGATCAATCGCTGGAAGGCCTCAGCGAAGGATGGTCGCACCCGTCTGGCCGCACTGTGGTTGAGCCAAGGTCTGCACCGCCCGGATCTTTCCCTGTTGGAGAAGGTGCTCGTCGATGGCGATCCCAAGGTCCGCGCTGCTGCGGTGCGCGTGGCAGGCGATTGGCTCGATCTTTTGGATGATGGCAAGGCTCTGAAATTGATCGAAGCTGCCGTGCTGGACACGAACCCGCGCGTTCGTGTCGAGGCGTTGCGAGTGATCACGAAGCTGCCTGGTGCCGAGCCGATGGATCTCGCCTTCCGCGTGCTGTCGCAACCGATGGACCGCTTCAGCCAGTATGCGCTGTGGCTGAATTTCCGGGAGCATGGCAAGGAGTGGCTGGATGGTGTCGTCACCGGCAAGCTGCCGCTTTCCGGCCGGGAATCGGCCCTTGAGTTTGCGCTTTCGAATCAAGGAAAGGGCAAGGGCAGCGGAGGTCTGGCCAGCTTGATGCCGAAGCCGCTGCCGCGCGATGCCTCGGGTCCGTGGTTCAATCTCGCGATGGAGACTGGTGACCCCGCGCTCCTCGAGGCCTTCTATCAGCAGGTGCTGGATCAGGGCTTCGACCCGGTGATCGGAGGCAATATCCTCGGCCAGCTTGCAGCGGGGATTTCCGGACGGAAATTCGAGATGAATGCGAAAGCCGGGAGCTTGGAGAAGTTGTCGGGCTTGTTTGGATCATCCGAGCCTACGCTTGCCGCGGCCGCCTTGCGGATGGCGGGAGCACTCCGGCTTGCGGAGCTTTCCCCGGCGGCTGCGAAGATTGCAGCGGATACCGCCGTGGTCGCTCCAACCCGCATTGCGGCGATCGAGAGCCTTTCTTATTTCCCGGATCCTTCGGTGCGCCAGGCCCTGGAAGGAGTGGTCGCCAGTGATGCGCCCTTTGATCTCAGGTCGCGTGCTGCCGTGGCGCTGTCACGTCAGCATCGTGAAGCGTCGATCACGGCGATCCGCAGTATCCTTCCCGTGATGAAGGATGAGGTTGAGGCCAAGGACCTCTGGCAGAAGACCCAGCCGATCAGCCGGCTCGGTGCAGATCTCACGAAGTCCTTCGAGGCCCAGCCGCTTGCTCCGGAAGTCGCAGGCATGCTGGCGAAGGCGGTACCGGACATTGATGAGAATGCAGGTTTGCTCTCCGTGCTGCGAAAGCAGGCAGGTGTCGCACCGATGACGGGACCCACCGCGGAATCCATCCACAAGCTTGCCGAGCTGGCCGCAGCCCAAGGCAACGCCGTACGTGGCGAAACCATCTATCGCCAGGCGATGCTGGCTTGTGCGTCCTGCCACGCGATTGGCGGGGCAGGGGGGAAGGTCGGACCTGATATGACCTCGATCGGTGCGAGCGCGCCGATGGATTACCTTGTGGAATCGGTGCTGCTGCCGGGTGCCAAGGTGAAGGAAGGCTATCACTCCGTGATCGTGGAGACGAAAGACGGGCGCACCCTGATCGGCAAAATCCTTCGCAGCGGCGGAGGCAGTCTGGTGCTGGCCGATGCTGCCGGCCAGGAGGTCACGCTCCCTGACGAAGCGGTGCTTAAGAAGACCGACACCGGGAGCCTGATGCCTGCGGGCTTGATCGCGAACCTGAAAGAGCAGGAACAGGCTGACCTCTTCAAGTTCCTTTCCCAACTCGGGAAGCCCGGTGACTTCGATGCGACGAAGAGCCGCGCGCCTCGGGTTTGGGCCGTGATGCCTCTGCAGGGCGAGCCTTCGGCCGCCGCGATTGCGGGTGATGCAGGCCTTCCGTGGGTGGTCGTGAATGGTACCGTGAACGGCCGCTTGCTGGCGGCGGATCTGGCGACCTACGGCGGGAATTCCTCGGATTTCCTGGCGGCCTCCCGCATCCAGCTTTCCACGCCGGGAGAGCTTGTAGTCAGCTTCCCGCAGGGCACAGCGCCTGATGGAATCTGGATCGATGGCAAGCCGGTGAGGGAGGGGAAGGTCAGCCTCTCGGCGGGCATCCACAAGATCGTCGTAAGGATCCAGCCGGGCGGGAAGGACTTCCGCTTCGAGGCATCTGCAGGGACCTTCTTGCCGACGTGGTGA
- a CDS encoding SDR family oxidoreductase, which produces MIAITGATGQLGRLVLAQLLKTVPADQLVAVVRDSSKAANFAERGVSVRVAAYGDRAALAKAFEGVERVLLISSNELGQRVAQHVSAIEAAKDAGVKQLAYTSVLRADTSTLSVAKEHLETEQALIASGLPYVLLRNGWYTENYLRSLPGVLANGALVGCAGSGRIASAACQDYAEAAAVVLTAPLESGRIYELAGDDAFSLADLAAEISRQTGKQIPYQDLSEPAYVELLLKVGMPQVYAELIADSDRGAAAGDLFDDSRTLSTLIDRPTTPIAETIKMALAR; this is translated from the coding sequence ATGATTGCCATCACCGGTGCCACCGGCCAGCTCGGCCGCCTTGTCCTTGCCCAGCTTCTGAAAACCGTTCCCGCAGACCAATTGGTCGCGGTCGTTCGGGATTCCTCCAAAGCCGCGAATTTCGCGGAACGTGGCGTTTCCGTCCGGGTGGCCGCCTATGGAGACCGCGCGGCTCTCGCAAAGGCCTTCGAGGGAGTGGAGCGCGTCTTGCTCATCTCTTCGAACGAACTCGGCCAGCGAGTCGCCCAGCACGTCAGCGCGATCGAAGCCGCCAAGGACGCAGGCGTGAAGCAGCTCGCCTACACCAGCGTCCTCCGCGCCGATACCTCCACGCTCAGCGTGGCGAAGGAGCACTTGGAGACCGAGCAGGCGCTCATTGCCTCAGGGCTACCCTACGTCTTGCTCCGGAACGGCTGGTATACCGAGAACTACCTCCGCTCTCTCCCCGGCGTTCTCGCGAATGGCGCCCTTGTTGGATGCGCAGGCTCGGGACGCATCGCCTCCGCTGCCTGCCAGGACTATGCGGAAGCGGCAGCCGTCGTCCTCACCGCACCACTCGAATCCGGCCGCATCTACGAGTTGGCCGGAGACGACGCCTTCAGCCTCGCCGATCTCGCCGCCGAGATCTCGCGCCAGACAGGCAAGCAGATCCCCTATCAGGATCTATCGGAGCCCGCCTATGTCGAATTGCTGCTCAAGGTCGGCATGCCCCAAGTCTATGCCGAGTTGATCGCCGATAGCGACCGCGGAGCCGCCGCTGGCGATCTCTTCGACGATAGCCGCACGCTTTCCACCCTCATTGACCGTCCGACCACGCCGATTGCGGAGACGATCAAAATGGCCCTCGCAAGGTGA